A section of the Clostridium omnivorum genome encodes:
- the ruvA gene encoding Holliday junction branch migration protein RuvA, producing MYEYIKGIFVGMNKDYIIIDNSGIGYKIFTSGSTIAKMPKTNEMVILYLQQIVREDFIGLYGFLSKDELNMFNLLLTINGIGAKASLSLLSISTIDNLKYAILTGDEKTITKAPGVGKKTAQRIILELKDKIELKDFIKESNMEDQQVFNRSLDEALEALVSLGYSEKEAEQALKMVPAEESLENIIKSCLKYLMN from the coding sequence GTGTATGAATATATTAAAGGTATTTTTGTAGGAATGAACAAAGATTACATTATTATAGATAATAGTGGTATTGGGTATAAAATCTTTACTTCTGGTAGCACCATAGCTAAAATGCCAAAAACTAATGAAATGGTAATATTGTACCTCCAACAAATTGTAAGGGAAGATTTTATAGGATTATATGGTTTTTTGAGTAAGGATGAACTAAATATGTTTAATCTGCTGCTCACTATCAATGGAATAGGAGCAAAAGCATCTTTATCACTACTTTCTATAAGCACCATTGATAACTTAAAGTATGCAATTCTTACTGGAGATGAAAAAACAATTACTAAGGCTCCTGGAGTTGGTAAAAAAACTGCTCAGAGAATTATACTTGAATTAAAGGATAAAATAGAGTTAAAAGATTTTATAAAAGAGTCTAATATGGAAGACCAACAAGTATTTAACAGAAGCTTAGATGAAGCACTTGAAGCTTTAGTTTCACTTGGGTACTCAGAAAAAGAAGCAGAACAGGCATTAAAAATGGTTCCAGCAGAGGAATCATTGGAAAATATAATTAAAAGCTGCCTTAAGTATTTGATGAATTAA
- a CDS encoding YebC/PmpR family DNA-binding transcriptional regulator, with product MSGHSKWHNIQAKKGKTDAKRGKIFTKIGKEIAVAAKMGGSNPDTNGKLRDVIAKAKANNMPLDTVTRAIKKGAGEMEGVNYEEIVYEGYAPGGVAVIVNVLTENKNRSAGNVRHAFSKYGGNMGSTGCVSFMFQNKGQMIVEKDAMDEEELMMLALDAGAEDFEAEDEVYVITTTPEDFGTVRETLENNGVEFLEADLKMVPDTYSSVDEETAVKIQKMLDALEDDDDVQDVFHNAEFPEGFEE from the coding sequence ATGTCAGGACATTCTAAATGGCATAATATACAAGCAAAAAAAGGTAAAACAGATGCAAAAAGAGGTAAAATTTTTACTAAGATAGGTAAAGAAATAGCCGTTGCAGCAAAAATGGGTGGATCAAATCCGGATACCAATGGTAAACTAAGAGACGTTATTGCAAAAGCAAAAGCTAATAACATGCCTCTGGACACTGTTACAAGAGCTATTAAAAAAGGTGCTGGAGAAATGGAAGGAGTAAACTACGAAGAAATAGTTTATGAAGGCTATGCACCAGGTGGAGTTGCTGTAATTGTTAACGTACTTACAGAAAACAAAAATAGATCTGCAGGTAATGTAAGACATGCTTTTTCAAAGTATGGTGGAAACATGGGATCTACTGGCTGCGTTTCATTCATGTTCCAAAATAAAGGTCAAATGATTGTTGAAAAGGATGCAATGGATGAAGAAGAATTAATGATGCTTGCGTTAGATGCAGGAGCAGAAGATTTCGAAGCAGAAGATGAAGTATATGTAATAACTACAACACCTGAAGATTTTGGTACTGTAAGAGAAACTTTAGAAAACAATGGAGTAGAATTCCTAGAGGCGGATCTAAAGATGGTACCAGATACATATTCTTCAGTAGATGAGGAAACAGCGGTAAAAATCCAAAAGATGCTGGATGCACTTGAAGATGACGATGATGTTCAGGACGTGTTCCACAACGCTGAGTTCCCAGAAGGATTTGAAGAATAA
- the scfB gene encoding thioether cross-link-forming SCIFF peptide maturase — translation MANIHKFIQGNDRYVIDVNSGGVHIVDELVYDLLDEEGLRSKEELIEKFSTKYAKSEIEEAYDELFQLIQEEMLYSKDLYEDIAENDNSQSFIKALCLNIAHDCNLKCKYCFADEGEYKGCREIMTAEVGKKAIDFVINASGPRKNIEVDLFGGEPLLAFDVIKEIVEYAKVQQKLHNKVIRFTMTTNATLLTDEIMKYIDENMGNIVLSIDGRKEVNDEVRVRFDGSGCYDKILPNIQKMVEMRDKSKQYYVRGTFTRNNTDFFEDVKHFADLGFKEISIEPVVLPEDHPLSLREEDLPKIFEQYDKLYEDMLVRHREGREFKFYHFNIDLQGGPCVYKRISGCGAGHEYVAITPTGDIYPCHQFVGNEKFKIGDVFEAKIDESTSKSFKKAHIYNKPTCRECWARFYCSGGCQANNYNFNGDIHVPYELGCKMQKKRIECSIALKSKIMEK, via the coding sequence TTGGCAAACATACATAAATTTATTCAAGGCAATGATCGTTATGTAATAGACGTTAACTCAGGTGGAGTTCATATTGTTGATGAACTTGTTTATGACTTATTAGATGAAGAAGGATTAAGAAGTAAAGAAGAACTTATAGAGAAATTTTCAACAAAGTATGCAAAAAGTGAGATTGAGGAAGCTTATGATGAACTTTTTCAGCTAATACAAGAGGAAATGCTTTACTCAAAGGATCTTTATGAAGATATAGCTGAAAATGATAATTCCCAATCTTTTATAAAAGCATTATGCTTAAATATAGCTCATGACTGCAATTTAAAGTGTAAGTACTGCTTTGCTGATGAAGGTGAATATAAGGGCTGCAGAGAGATAATGACTGCAGAAGTAGGGAAAAAAGCTATAGATTTTGTAATAAATGCTTCTGGACCTAGAAAAAATATTGAAGTAGATTTATTTGGTGGAGAACCTCTTTTAGCTTTTGATGTTATAAAGGAAATTGTTGAGTATGCAAAAGTGCAACAAAAGCTTCACAATAAGGTTATTAGATTTACTATGACTACCAATGCTACGTTATTAACCGATGAAATAATGAAGTATATAGATGAAAATATGGGAAACATAGTATTGAGTATAGATGGAAGAAAAGAAGTAAACGATGAAGTTAGAGTTAGATTTGACGGAAGCGGATGCTACGATAAAATACTTCCAAATATTCAAAAGATGGTAGAAATGAGGGACAAGTCTAAACAGTACTATGTAAGGGGAACCTTTACAAGAAATAATACTGACTTTTTTGAAGATGTAAAGCATTTTGCGGACCTTGGATTTAAGGAAATATCTATTGAACCTGTTGTACTTCCAGAGGACCATCCGTTATCTCTTAGGGAAGAAGACCTACCAAAGATTTTTGAGCAATATGATAAGCTTTACGAAGATATGCTAGTGAGACATAGAGAAGGAAGAGAATTTAAGTTTTATCACTTCAATATTGATCTTCAAGGTGGACCGTGTGTATATAAGAGAATATCCGGCTGTGGTGCTGGGCACGAATATGTTGCTATAACCCCAACAGGAGATATATATCCATGTCATCAATTTGTTGGCAATGAAAAATTCAAAATAGGAGATGTCTTTGAAGCTAAAATAGATGAAAGTACTTCAAAGAGTTTTAAAAAGGCTCACATTTATAATAAACCTACCTGCAGAGAGTGCTGGGCAAGATTCTATTGTAGTGGTGGATGCCAGGCTAATAATTATAATTTTAATGGTGATATTCATGTGCCTTATGAGCTAGGATGTAAAATGCAAAAGAAAAGAATTGAGTGTTCTATTGCATTAAAATCAAAAATAATGGAAAAATAA
- the scfA gene encoding six-cysteine ranthipeptide SCIFF: MKHIITVNKSNIKDSLKKPGCKECANSCQSACKTSCTVANLACEN, encoded by the coding sequence ATGAAACATATTATAACAGTAAACAAGAGCAACATAAAAGATAGTTTGAAAAAACCAGGATGTAAAGAATGTGCTAACTCATGCCAATCTGCTTGTAAAACTTCCTGCACAGTTGCTAACTTAGCTTGTGAAAATTAA
- the ruvB gene encoding Holliday junction branch migration DNA helicase RuvB: MEERFVSALNREEDSYSELSLRPQRLKEYIGQEKVKEKLGIFIEAAKKRNEALDHVLLYGPPGLGKTTLANIIAKEMKGSLKITSGPAIERAGDLAAILTSLSDFDVLFIDEIHRLNRNVEEILYPAMEDYALDIVIGKGAAAKSIRLDLPKFTLIGATTRVGLLTAPLRDRFGVLCPMEFYNENELMEIIIRSADILETKITEQAAFEIGKRSRGTPRIANRLLKRVRDYSDVKGQGVVDLEIAKSALELLDVDKEGFDSIDNKILVAIIDNFNGGPVGLETLSYFIGEELDTIEDVYEPYLLQKGFILRTPRGRVATEKAFKHLNRAPGKKGFDNKQCTIFDE; this comes from the coding sequence ATGGAAGAAAGATTTGTTTCAGCTTTAAATAGAGAAGAAGATAGTTACAGTGAATTAAGTTTGAGACCTCAAAGATTAAAAGAATACATAGGTCAAGAAAAGGTTAAGGAGAAACTCGGCATCTTTATCGAGGCTGCAAAAAAAAGAAATGAAGCATTGGACCATGTGCTTCTATATGGGCCTCCCGGACTTGGTAAAACAACCTTAGCTAATATTATTGCTAAAGAGATGAAGGGAAGCTTAAAAATTACTTCAGGACCGGCAATCGAAAGAGCAGGAGATTTAGCTGCAATTTTAACCAGTCTTAGTGACTTTGATGTACTATTTATAGATGAAATCCACAGACTTAATAGAAATGTAGAAGAAATATTGTATCCTGCCATGGAGGATTATGCATTAGATATTGTTATAGGAAAGGGTGCAGCAGCAAAATCAATTCGATTAGATTTGCCAAAGTTCACGTTAATTGGAGCAACTACTAGGGTAGGACTTTTGACAGCTCCTCTTCGAGATAGATTTGGAGTGCTATGCCCAATGGAATTTTATAATGAAAATGAATTAATGGAAATTATAATAAGATCAGCAGACATCCTGGAAACAAAAATTACTGAACAAGCTGCCTTTGAGATAGGAAAGAGATCAAGAGGAACACCTAGAATTGCAAACAGACTTTTAAAAAGGGTTAGAGATTACTCGGATGTTAAAGGACAAGGTGTTGTGGATTTAGAAATTGCTAAATCCGCATTGGAGCTTTTAGATGTAGACAAGGAAGGCTTTGACAGTATTGATAATAAAATATTAGTGGCTATCATAGATAATTTTAATGGCGGACCAGTTGGACTTGAAACACTATCATATTTTATTGGAGAGGAATTGGATACCATTGAAGATGTTTATGAACCATATCTCCTTCAAAAGGGCTTTATATTAAGAACTCCAAGAGGAAGAGTTGCAACGGAAAAAGCTTTTAAGCACTTAAATAGAGCACCGGGAAAAAAGGGCTTTGATAATAAACAGTGTACAATATTTGATGAATAA
- a CDS encoding HEAT repeat domain-containing protein yields the protein MSKGLIKIDWNKAEEYANEDISYFLFLEGKPIDAICKIRNLEKVVVQEHLIKGKIKYRFLAKSKDERELFNSICNAGKLDKINLLNSIDQINQKALLSFIRRNYTDMLSKDKECAVWIVGELKDKDYSDILLKALVHKHVNIRRMAVSAMGKMELTSFEGPLIRSLDDENPQVVQYAIKALTKLKSKNALKRIETIYTLSDKQYIKNAAKEFMDRVSN from the coding sequence TTGAGTAAAGGCCTAATAAAAATTGATTGGAATAAGGCTGAAGAATATGCTAATGAGGACATTTCCTATTTTCTTTTTTTAGAGGGAAAGCCTATTGATGCTATTTGTAAAATAAGAAATTTGGAAAAAGTAGTAGTTCAGGAACATTTAATTAAAGGTAAAATTAAATACAGATTTCTTGCTAAAAGCAAAGATGAAAGAGAATTGTTCAATAGTATCTGTAACGCTGGAAAGCTAGATAAGATTAATTTACTAAATTCTATTGACCAGATTAATCAAAAGGCACTCTTGAGCTTCATTAGAAGAAACTATACCGATATGCTTTCAAAGGATAAAGAGTGTGCAGTTTGGATTGTTGGTGAATTAAAAGATAAAGATTATTCTGATATTCTACTAAAAGCATTAGTTCATAAACATGTTAATATAAGGAGAATGGCAGTTTCAGCAATGGGAAAGATGGAATTAACTTCTTTTGAAGGTCCCTTAATTAGATCTCTAGATGATGAAAATCCTCAGGTTGTTCAGTATGCTATCAAGGCACTTACAAAGTTAAAGAGCAAAAATGCGTTAAAAAGGATTGAAACTATATATACTTTATCGGACAAACAGTATATTAAGAATGCTGCAAAAGAGTTTATGGATAGGGTTTCCAATTAA
- a CDS encoding (2Fe-2S)-binding protein translates to MENNLNQEVLDKLTKVCLCKAISRLTIKKAIAAGARTVKDVQKATGAGSGGCSGRRCTPKIEELIREYEENIQLNE, encoded by the coding sequence ATGGAGAATAATTTAAATCAAGAAGTTTTAGATAAATTAACAAAGGTTTGTCTCTGCAAAGCCATTTCTAGGTTAACTATTAAAAAAGCTATTGCAGCAGGTGCAAGAACTGTAAAGGATGTTCAGAAGGCTACAGGAGCCGGATCAGGAGGCTGCTCTGGCAGAAGGTGTACACCTAAAATTGAAGAACTTATAAGAGAATATGAAGAAAATATACAGTTGAATGAATAA
- the tgt gene encoding tRNA guanosine(34) transglycosylase Tgt, with product MYKLLKKSGKIRRGEFTTPHGVIQTPVFMNVGTLGAIKGAVSSMDLKEINCQVELSNTYHLHLRPGDKIVRQMGGLHKFMNWDRPILTDSGGFQVFSLSQMRKIKEEGVYFSSHIDGKKIFMGPEESMQIQSNLGSTIAMAFDECIPNPSSREYVEQSVERTTRWLERCKIEMDRLNSLEDTVNKKQMLFGINQGGTYDDIRIEHAKTISKMNLDGYAIGGLAVGETHEEMYRIIDSVVPYLPQNKPIYLMGVGTPSNILEAVSRGVDFFDCVLPARNGRHGHVFTKDGKINLMNAKYETDGSPIDEGCQCPACKHYTRAYIRHLFKAKEMLAMRLCVLHNLYFYNNMMQEIRDAIDGDYFDDYKNEKLNAWSSNS from the coding sequence TTGTATAAATTACTCAAGAAAAGTGGCAAGATAAGAAGAGGAGAATTTACTACGCCTCACGGTGTGATACAAACACCAGTATTTATGAATGTTGGTACGCTAGGTGCTATAAAAGGCGCAGTTTCCTCTATGGACTTGAAGGAAATAAACTGTCAAGTGGAACTTTCAAATACTTATCATCTTCATTTAAGACCTGGGGATAAGATTGTAAGGCAGATGGGTGGCCTACATAAGTTCATGAATTGGGATAGACCTATTCTTACGGATTCAGGTGGGTTTCAGGTTTTTTCATTGTCACAAATGAGAAAAATAAAAGAGGAAGGCGTTTATTTTAGCTCTCATATTGATGGAAAGAAAATCTTTATGGGACCTGAAGAAAGTATGCAAATTCAAAGTAATCTTGGATCTACAATAGCAATGGCCTTTGATGAATGTATACCTAACCCTTCCTCTAGAGAATATGTTGAGCAGTCTGTTGAAAGAACAACAAGATGGCTTGAAAGATGTAAAATAGAAATGGATAGATTAAATTCGCTTGAAGATACAGTTAATAAAAAGCAGATGCTTTTTGGAATTAATCAGGGTGGAACCTATGATGATATAAGAATAGAACATGCAAAGACAATTTCAAAAATGAATCTAGATGGATATGCTATTGGTGGTCTTGCTGTTGGTGAGACTCATGAAGAGATGTACAGAATCATTGATTCCGTAGTGCCATATCTTCCACAGAACAAACCAATATATTTAATGGGAGTAGGTACTCCAAGCAACATTTTAGAAGCAGTATCTAGAGGAGTAGATTTTTTTGATTGTGTCCTTCCTGCTAGAAATGGTCGTCATGGTCATGTATTCACTAAAGATGGAAAGATCAATCTTATGAATGCAAAGTATGAAACAGATGGTAGCCCAATTGATGAAGGATGTCAATGTCCAGCTTGTAAGCATTATACAAGGGCTTATATTAGGCATTTATTTAAAGCTAAGGAAATGCTAGCTATGAGATTGTGTGTTTTACATAATTTGTATTTTTATAATAATATGATGCAAGAAATAAGAGATGCCATTGATGGAGATTATTTTGATGATTATAAAAATGAAAAACTAAATGCTTGGAGTAGTAACTCCTAA
- a CDS encoding TIGR04086 family membrane protein yields the protein MEGIKKNYSYIGRGVLRGCIITTILIVVMALISSFSNLNQNIISLCILIITMASIVYGAIYATKKIRNKGWLVGLSVALIYILIIYLASLVAGRDAALSIRDLWRSLLGLAVGCLSGMLGINL from the coding sequence ATGGAAGGAATTAAGAAAAACTATTCTTACATTGGTAGGGGTGTTTTAAGAGGGTGTATCATCACTACCATTTTAATTGTAGTAATGGCTCTTATAAGTAGCTTTAGTAATTTAAATCAAAACATAATTTCATTATGTATTTTGATTATTACCATGGCTAGCATAGTCTATGGAGCTATTTATGCAACTAAAAAAATAAGAAACAAAGGATGGCTAGTTGGTTTATCCGTAGCCTTAATATATATATTGATTATTTATCTTGCATCTTTAGTAGCTGGACGAGATGCTGCACTTAGCATAAGAGATTTATGGAGGTCACTACTTGGACTAGCGGTAGGATGTTTATCTGGTATGTTAGGAATTAATCTTTAG
- the queA gene encoding tRNA preQ1(34) S-adenosylmethionine ribosyltransferase-isomerase QueA produces MDVKDFYFDLPEELIAQVPIEKRDESRLMVLNKENGEIKHKVFKDIIDYLNPGDCLVLNNTRVLPARLIGAKEGSGGKIEFLLLKRIELDTWETLVKPGKRAQVGTKFVFGNGELTAEVIGLGEEGSRIVKFYYEGIFEQVLDKLGQMPLPPYIKEKLDDKERYQTVYSKEVGSAAAPTAGLHFTDELLNKIKNKGVKLAFITLHVGLGTFRPVKVDKIEEHHMHSEYYIMTKETANIINEAKQKGNRVIAVGTTSCRTLETIGDENGMVREQSGWTNIFIYPGYNFKIVDALITNFHLPESTLIMLVSALSNREIILNAYNKAVENKYRFFSFGDAMFIS; encoded by the coding sequence TTGGACGTAAAGGATTTTTATTTTGATTTGCCAGAGGAACTTATTGCACAGGTTCCAATAGAGAAAAGAGATGAATCTAGGCTAATGGTTCTCAATAAGGAAAATGGAGAAATAAAGCATAAGGTTTTTAAAGATATAATTGATTATTTAAATCCAGGAGACTGCCTTGTTTTAAATAATACAAGGGTATTACCAGCAAGACTAATAGGTGCAAAGGAAGGTTCAGGAGGCAAAATAGAATTTTTGTTATTAAAGAGGATTGAACTTGATACTTGGGAAACTCTTGTGAAGCCAGGAAAAAGAGCTCAAGTTGGTACAAAGTTTGTATTTGGAAACGGTGAACTTACTGCGGAAGTTATTGGGCTTGGTGAAGAGGGAAGTAGAATAGTTAAGTTTTATTATGAAGGTATTTTTGAACAAGTGCTCGACAAATTAGGACAAATGCCATTACCACCATATATAAAGGAAAAACTTGACGATAAGGAGAGGTATCAAACTGTATACTCAAAGGAAGTTGGTTCAGCAGCAGCGCCTACAGCAGGACTACATTTTACTGATGAACTTTTAAATAAAATTAAAAATAAAGGTGTAAAACTTGCTTTTATTACATTGCATGTTGGTCTAGGTACCTTTAGACCAGTTAAGGTGGATAAAATAGAGGAACACCATATGCATTCTGAATACTACATAATGACAAAGGAAACAGCAAATATAATTAATGAAGCAAAGCAAAAGGGAAATAGAGTCATAGCAGTTGGTACAACTTCCTGTAGAACACTTGAAACTATTGGTGATGAGAATGGTATGGTAAGAGAACAATCAGGATGGACAAATATTTTTATATATCCTGGATATAATTTCAAAATAGTTGATGCACTTATTACTAATTTTCATTTACCAGAATCAACTCTCATTATGCTTGTAAGCGCTCTTTCTAACAGAGAAATAATACTAAATGCTTATAATAAAGCAGTAGAGAATAAATATAGATTCTTTAGCTTTGGAGATGCTATGTTTATATCATAA
- a CDS encoding YigZ family protein translates to MSYYTVLKEAKAEFEEKKSLFIGHVKRVYNEEEARNFINQIRNQHKQATHNVYAYIIGESKGIQRYSDDGEPQGTAGIPVLEVIKKSDITDVVVVVTRYFGGILLGAGGLVRAYSKGASIGIKEAGVVEKVMGCPVEILIDYDLLGKVQYICSQNLWYIDQIEYTDKVRLHMSNEVEKIEQIKLEITDATSGKAIIDSGRPDYYFKLENKLFKE, encoded by the coding sequence ATGAGTTATTATACAGTTTTAAAAGAAGCTAAAGCTGAATTTGAAGAAAAAAAATCCTTATTTATAGGTCATGTTAAAAGGGTTTATAACGAGGAAGAGGCTCGAAATTTTATTAATCAGATAAGAAATCAACATAAACAAGCAACTCATAATGTTTATGCATATATTATTGGAGAAAGCAAGGGAATTCAGCGTTACAGCGATGATGGTGAGCCGCAGGGCACAGCTGGAATACCTGTGCTTGAAGTAATAAAAAAAAGCGATATAACAGATGTGGTTGTGGTAGTGACTAGATATTTTGGCGGGATACTTTTAGGGGCTGGCGGACTTGTAAGAGCATATTCTAAAGGTGCATCCATTGGAATAAAGGAAGCTGGAGTAGTAGAAAAGGTAATGGGATGTCCTGTTGAGATTCTTATAGATTATGATTTGCTTGGAAAAGTTCAGTATATATGTTCCCAGAACCTTTGGTATATTGATCAAATTGAATATACAGATAAGGTAAGGCTACATATGAGTAATGAAGTTGAAAAAATAGAGCAGATAAAACTGGAAATTACTGATGCAACCTCTGGCAAGGCAATAATTGATTCGGGAAGGCCGGATTATTATTTTAAACTTGAAAATAAGTTGTTTAAAGAATAG
- the yajC gene encoding preprotein translocase subunit YajC, which produces MQSLIGFLPFILMIAIFYLIILVPENKRKKKYSAMLSGLKVNDEIMSRGGIIGKIVNIQDNFVIMQTGPDKMRIKLDKNGISQVLVTESDNETEKIESTEK; this is translated from the coding sequence ATGCAGAGCTTAATTGGTTTTTTACCTTTTATATTAATGATTGCTATATTCTATTTAATAATCTTGGTTCCTGAAAACAAAAGGAAAAAGAAGTACAGTGCAATGTTGTCTGGATTAAAGGTTAACGATGAGATTATGTCAAGAGGAGGCATTATAGGCAAAATAGTAAACATACAAGATAATTTTGTAATAATGCAAACTGGTCCAGATAAGATGAGAATTAAACTTGATAAAAATGGTATCTCTCAAGTTTTAGTCACTGAAAGTGATAATGAAACAGAAAAAATAGAAAGTACAGAAAAGTAA